One window of Amaranthus tricolor cultivar Red isolate AtriRed21 chromosome 13, ASM2621246v1, whole genome shotgun sequence genomic DNA carries:
- the LOC130798338 gene encoding pentatricopeptide repeat-containing protein At2g17033: MVGSASFLSHGFVHHNFPQTQNLISHNYNPKLKVIKCALTKQGNRFLTSISSSTLSYSIDPSPTHRLIHKFVSTSSKSVSLTTLNHLISPRSAHSRLFFIVLPLYMKITQVSWFSWNSKLVASVIAFLYKQGQIEQAELLIAENISSFCSKERDLVAFYCNLIDSHAKLKSENGFCNTLAHLKEIASKSTSTYVRKRAYAAMVGGLCVMGRPHEARNLIAEMKQMGIRPSVFEFRSIVEGYGRIALFDEMLQSLSDMEKNGFALDMISLNMVLLSYGLHNELPRMVWWLQKAKGLGIRLSVRTYNSVLNSCPTVISLLRDIKTVPVSLHELIRVLEGGEGLLVQELAQSLLVDEIIAWDRFESKLDMHGMHLSTSYIIMLQWMEALRKRFTSGEYEVPAEITVVCGMGKRSSVRGESPVKTLVKEIVVRTRSPLRVDRKNIGCFVAKGRSVKEWLCINQ; this comes from the exons ATGGTCGGAAGTGCCAGTTTTTTGAGCCATGGCTTTGTCCACCATAACTTCCCACAAACCCAAAATCTGATTTCTCATAACTATAATcccaaattaaaagtgataaaatGTGCATTAACCAAACAGGGTAATCGTTTTCTGACTTCAATTTCAAGTTCAACCTTATCTTATTCAATTGACCCATCTCCAACTCACCGCTTAATTCACAAATTTGTATCAACTTCTTCAAAATCAGTGAGTCTTACCActctcaatcatcttatttctCCACGTTCTGCTCATTCTCGCCTTTTCTTCATCGTACTTCCT CTTTACATGAAAATTACACAAGTATCTTGGTTTTCATGGAACTCCAAACTAGTAGCCAGTGTTATTGCATTTCTATACAAACAAGGCCAAATAGAACAAGCTGAACTTCTCATTGCAGAAAACATTTCAAGTTTCTGTTCCAAAGAGAGAGATCTCGTCGCCTTTTACTGCAATTTGATAGATTCTCATGCCAAATTGAAATCAGAAAATGGGTTTTGTAATACATTAGCACACTTGAAAGAGATCGCATCGAAATCGACATCTACCTATGTAAGAAAAAGAGCCTATGCAGCCATGGTTGGTGGACTCTGTGTCATGGGCCGTCCCCACGAAGCTCGTAACTTGATTGCTGAAATGAAACAGATGGGTATAAGACCATCAGTTTTTGAGTTTAGGTCAATAGTTGAAGGGTATGGAAGAATAGCATTATTTGATGAAATGTTGCAAAGTCTTTCTGATATGGAGAAAAATGGCTTTGCATTAGATATGATCTCTTTAAACATGGTGCTGTTATCGTACGGTCTGCATAATGAGCTTCCGCGGATGGTTTGGTGGCTGCAAAAAGCGAAAGGTTTAGGCATTCGACTTTCAGTACGAACATATAATTCCGTTCTAAACTCCTGCCCGACTGTGATTTCATTGTTGCGAGATATTAAAACTGTGCCCGTTTCACTACACGAGTTAATTCGAGTGTTGGAGGGTGGTGAAGGTTTATTGGTACAAGAATTGGCTCAGTCATTGCTCGTAGATGAGATCATTGCGTGGGATCGGTTTGAGTCGAAGTTGGATATGCACGGAATGCACTTGAGTACATCGTATATAATAATGCTTCAATGGATGGAGGCGCTGCGTAAAAGATTTACTTCCGGGGAGTATGAAGTTCCTGCAGAGATAACGGTTGTTTGTGGAATGGGGAAGCGTAGCAGTGTAAGAGGTGAATCGCCTGTGAAAACACTCGTGAAAGAGATAGTTGTTCGTACGAGGAGTCCTCTTAGGGTTGATCGAAAGAACATCGGTTGTTTCGTTGCCAAAGGGCGATCTGTCAAGGAGTGGTTGTGTATAAATCAGTAG
- the LOC130798759 gene encoding uncharacterized mitochondrial protein AtMg00810-like, producing MDLLYVDDIILTASSDRLYTYIKTPFGSEFAMKVLGPLSYFCILLLLVMTMVSSYLKNNEYAAMIIERVGMSNSPLMFTKSKLSATTNKYRSLADALQYLTFTRLDISYTVQ from the exons ATGG ATCTGttgtatgtggatgacattATTCTTACAGCCTCTTCTGATCGCCTTTATACTTACATTAAGACTCCTTTTGGTTCTGAATTTGCTATGAAGGTTCTTGGTCCACTGAGttatttttgcatattattGTTACTCGTCATGACCATGGTCTCTTCTTATCTGAAAAATAATGAATATGCTGCTATGATTATTGAACGTGTCGGAATGTCTAATAGTCCATTAATGTTCACTAAATCCAAACTTAGTGCCACCACTAATAAGTATCGTAGTCTTGCAGATGCTCTTCAATATCTCACATTCACTCGGCTAGACATTTCTTATACTGTACAGTAA
- the LOC130798358 gene encoding bidirectional sugar transporter SWEET13-like, with protein sequence MSFAHFFENLPWVNIVGVLGNTISFMVFLSPIPTFYRIYKKKSTEEFQSIPYVVAFFSALLWLFYAYIKKNVLFLVTINCFGVFIETIYLTIFLIYANKKARISTLKNLALFNVFGFGAIVFITMVIAHTTRTRLLILGWICLIFSLCVFVAPLGVMRKVIRTKSVEYMPFFLSFFLTISAVAWFFFGLLKHDYYIAIPNVLGFSFGIVQMVLYMMYRNSKPNEKDIEVGKFKEPSSDDIIIEEPIKSQAKTTTTTTTTTPNDNVYAIQIPNLNMLNLHQNNNDDLAMKNVGLNNHTPQISVAV encoded by the exons ATGTCTTTTGCCCATTTCTTTGAGAACCTCCCATGGGTTAACATCGTTGGTGTCCTAG GTAACACAATTTCCTTCATGGTCTTTCTTTCTCCAAT TCCAACATTTTACCGGATTTATAAGAAGAAATCAACTGAAGAATTTCAGAGTATTCCTTATGTGGTTGCATTCTTTAGTGCATTGCTTTGGCTCTTCTATGCATACATCAAGAAAAatgttctttttcttgttaCTATTAACTGTTTTGGGGTCTTCATTGAAACCATTTATCTCACTATTTTCCTCATCTATGCCAACAAGAAAGCTAGG ATCTCAACCTTGAAGAACTTAGCTTTGTTCAATGTTTTTGGCTTTGGAGCTATTGTGTTCATCACTATGGTGATTGCACATACTACTCGTACTCGTTTGTTGATCCTTGGATGGATTTGTCTCATTTTCTCATTGTGCGTCTTTGTTGCACCCCTCGGTGTCATG AGGAAAGTTATCCGCACCAAGAGTGTTGAGTACATGCCATTCTTCCTCTCTTTCTTCCTCACCATAAGTGCCGTTGCATGGTTCTTCTTTGGTCTCCTCAAGCATGACTACTACATCGCG ATTCCAAATGTGTTGGGATTCAGCTTTGGAATTGTACAAATGGTGCTATACATGATGTACCGTAACTCAAAGCCAAATGAGAAGGACATAGAAGTTGGGAAATTTAAGGAACCTTCAAGTGATGATATCATAATAGAAGAACCAATAAAAAGCCAAGCTAAGACCACGACTACTACAACTACTACTACTCCAAACGACAACGTTTATGCAATTCAAATCCCTAACCTAAACATGCTTAATCTTCACCAAAACAACAATGATGATCTAGCCATGAAGAATGTTGGTCTCAACAATCATACTCCTCAAATATCCGTTGcggtttaa